A genome region from Neptunomonas japonica JAMM 1380 includes the following:
- a CDS encoding FAD-binding and (Fe-S)-binding domain-containing protein, which translates to MIPRISTVETTQAHYVSFIEALQAKGFAGELNQDYANRIALSTDNSIYQLLPQGVLYPKTLDDLVLIAELSAQAAFSQVTLTPRGGGTGTNGQSLTDGLIVDVSKHMNGILEINEQERWVRVQGGVVKDQLNAALKPYGLFFAPELSTSNRATVGGMINTDASGQGSCLYGKTRDHVLELKSVLLDGTVWNSAPLDEDELEKLKLREDRVGEIHRLVDDIHSTKKELIDAKFPTLNRCLTGYDLAHIRNESGRFNLNSVLCGGEGSLAFIAEAKLNVLPIPKFAALVNVKYDSFESSLRDAKALMDWEPTSIETIDSKVLNLAMGDIVWDTVKDYFPEKEGDPDTLGINLVEYTADDESVLQARVNKLTQHLEKVAGEPGKSFGFSVVYGGAEINKVWGMRKKAVGLLGNAQGQERPIPFVEDTAVPPENLADFIMEFRAVLDSHGLAYGMFGHVDAGVLHVRPAIDMKDEAQESMIREITDQVVALTQKYNGLLWGEHGKGVRSEYSPAFFGELYVELQRIKGVFDPHNQLNPGKIATPVVGGAELLKIDAVQTRGQLDRQISAKTRDTYNSAMFCNGNGACYNYDPKDAMCPSWKGTRERIHSPKGRASLIREWLRLMSSQGVDLTEESSRIKSTSYIKSLPGKIKNTLKKQKGEYDYSHEVHEAMMGCLACKSCVGQCPIKVNVPDFRARFLEVYYSRYLRPAKDYMVGSLEFMVPALSKFPAPYNWAMQNKVMKRVFKQYVGMVDSPTICKHTLVKGLKERGVEFASVEIISGMATKQREKSVIIVQDAFTSFFETQLVLDIIDLLNELGFTVMVAPFMPNGKPLHVHGFMKSFEKAASKNISMLRALGQTGVPLVGIDPSMTLTYRQEYAQVADRLPTVNLIQEWLATQQEAVATKASKLPAHSYKLLAHCTEKTSAAASIKLWQQIYAALGQSLEVQAVGCCGMSGTYGHEAENLETSKTIYDLSWRDVVNADENKGKLVASGYSCRSQVKRMDDQKIPHPAQALLDLVRANR; encoded by the coding sequence ATGATCCCACGCATTTCTACTGTAGAGACAACACAAGCGCACTACGTATCTTTTATAGAGGCCTTGCAGGCAAAAGGTTTTGCGGGGGAGCTTAATCAGGATTATGCCAACCGTATCGCATTATCGACGGATAACAGTATTTACCAATTGTTACCTCAAGGTGTGTTGTACCCAAAAACACTGGATGATTTGGTACTTATTGCTGAGCTGAGTGCGCAAGCAGCATTCTCCCAAGTAACGCTAACACCTCGCGGTGGTGGTACAGGTACGAATGGCCAGTCATTGACCGACGGCTTGATTGTTGATGTTTCTAAGCATATGAACGGTATTTTAGAAATTAACGAGCAAGAGCGTTGGGTTCGTGTTCAGGGAGGCGTGGTTAAGGATCAGCTAAATGCAGCGCTTAAACCCTACGGGTTGTTTTTTGCTCCTGAACTGTCAACCAGTAACCGTGCAACCGTTGGCGGGATGATCAATACTGATGCGAGTGGCCAGGGTAGCTGCCTCTACGGTAAAACGCGTGATCATGTTTTAGAATTAAAAAGTGTATTGCTCGATGGTACTGTTTGGAATTCAGCGCCACTTGACGAAGATGAGCTTGAAAAGCTAAAACTTCGTGAAGATAGAGTCGGTGAGATTCATCGGCTGGTGGATGATATTCATAGCACTAAAAAAGAGTTAATTGATGCTAAATTTCCAACATTAAACCGCTGCCTTACAGGTTATGATCTTGCTCATATCCGTAATGAGTCAGGGCGTTTTAATCTTAACTCTGTGTTATGCGGTGGTGAAGGCTCGCTGGCATTTATTGCTGAAGCTAAACTTAATGTTTTGCCTATCCCAAAATTTGCCGCTCTAGTGAATGTTAAATACGATAGTTTTGAGAGTTCGCTGCGCGATGCAAAAGCGTTAATGGATTGGGAGCCTACGTCCATAGAAACAATTGACTCTAAAGTACTCAATCTGGCAATGGGTGACATTGTTTGGGATACGGTTAAAGACTATTTCCCAGAAAAAGAGGGCGATCCGGATACGCTCGGAATAAACCTTGTTGAGTACACTGCAGATGATGAGTCTGTTCTACAAGCGCGTGTTAACAAGCTGACCCAGCATTTAGAGAAGGTTGCAGGAGAGCCAGGTAAAAGTTTTGGTTTTAGCGTGGTATACGGTGGCGCTGAAATTAACAAAGTATGGGGAATGCGTAAGAAAGCTGTTGGCTTGCTGGGGAATGCGCAAGGGCAAGAACGCCCGATTCCTTTTGTAGAAGATACCGCTGTACCTCCTGAGAACCTTGCTGACTTTATTATGGAGTTTCGGGCAGTACTGGATAGCCATGGCTTAGCTTATGGTATGTTTGGACATGTTGACGCAGGTGTTTTACATGTACGCCCAGCCATTGATATGAAAGATGAAGCGCAGGAATCAATGATTAGAGAAATCACTGATCAGGTGGTTGCTCTTACTCAAAAATATAATGGTTTGTTATGGGGAGAGCATGGTAAAGGAGTACGTTCTGAATACTCACCTGCATTTTTTGGTGAACTGTATGTTGAACTGCAGCGAATTAAAGGCGTATTTGATCCGCATAACCAGCTAAATCCTGGGAAGATTGCTACTCCTGTTGTTGGTGGTGCTGAGCTTCTAAAAATTGATGCTGTGCAGACGCGCGGCCAATTGGACCGTCAGATCTCTGCTAAAACACGCGATACTTACAATTCAGCAATGTTCTGCAACGGTAATGGTGCGTGTTACAACTACGATCCTAAAGATGCGATGTGCCCTTCGTGGAAAGGCACTCGTGAACGTATACACTCACCTAAAGGGCGCGCATCACTCATTAGAGAATGGTTACGTTTAATGTCTTCACAGGGGGTCGATTTAACAGAAGAAAGTAGCCGTATTAAATCCACAAGCTATATCAAATCCTTGCCTGGGAAAATTAAAAATACTCTCAAAAAACAAAAGGGTGAATACGACTATTCACATGAAGTCCACGAAGCAATGATGGGCTGTTTGGCGTGTAAATCTTGTGTTGGTCAGTGCCCCATTAAGGTTAATGTTCCTGACTTTAGAGCACGCTTCTTAGAAGTTTACTACAGCCGTTATTTACGCCCAGCTAAAGATTATATGGTCGGTAGTCTTGAGTTTATGGTGCCCGCATTATCTAAGTTTCCTGCTCCTTATAATTGGGCGATGCAAAATAAAGTCATGAAACGCGTGTTCAAGCAATACGTGGGCATGGTCGATAGTCCTACCATTTGTAAACATACATTAGTGAAAGGTCTTAAAGAAAGGGGGGTAGAATTTGCCAGCGTTGAGATCATCAGTGGTATGGCAACTAAGCAGCGAGAAAAATCGGTCATTATTGTGCAAGATGCCTTCACTAGCTTTTTCGAGACGCAGTTAGTGTTGGACATAATCGACCTGCTCAATGAGCTAGGCTTCACGGTGATGGTTGCGCCGTTTATGCCTAACGGCAAACCATTGCATGTGCATGGCTTTATGAAATCCTTTGAAAAGGCAGCAAGTAAAAACATATCAATGTTACGTGCATTAGGACAGACCGGTGTGCCTTTGGTTGGAATCGATCCATCAATGACCCTTACGTATAGGCAGGAGTACGCACAAGTTGCTGATCGCTTGCCAACGGTAAACCTAATCCAAGAGTGGTTAGCGACTCAGCAAGAGGCTGTCGCAACTAAAGCCTCTAAGTTACCAGCCCACTCTTATAAGTTGCTGGCTCATTGCACTGAAAAAACCTCTGCAGCGGCTTCAATCAAACTGTGGCAGCAGATCTATGCCGCTCTTGGCCAAAGTCTAGAGGTTCAGGCTGTTGGTTGTTGTGGTATGTCAGGGACTTATGGCCATGAAGCTGAAAATTTAGAAACATCAAAAACAATTTATGACTTGAGCTGGCGCGATGTTGTTAATGCGGATGAAAACAAAGGGAAGTTGGTTGCTAGTGGATACTCATGCCGTAGTCAGGTGAAGCGTATGGATGATCAGAAAATTCCTCATCCAGCACAGGCTTTGCTAGATTTGGTGCGTGCAAATCGCTAG
- a CDS encoding response regulator transcription factor, which translates to MTSRKLIYIIDDERDICDIVSRELSAYNFDVETFLTGAQVKQALQVKSPDLCIVDLGLPDIDGIELVKSLCEQANMGVMILSGRDGVTDRILGLELGADDYIVKPFIPRELVARVNSLFRRFKKNHHEQETSVSKIAQFAGWRYDPSTLTLSGVLSCNVKESGGEEIGQGSELSSAEHELLMLLLHSPKKILSRDQLLGERVSPFDRSIDVRMSRVRKKIESNPKQPTLIKTVYGVGYILTTDVEWI; encoded by the coding sequence ATGACTAGTCGAAAGCTAATTTATATCATTGATGATGAACGCGATATTTGTGACATCGTTAGTCGAGAGCTAAGTGCTTATAATTTTGATGTTGAAACATTTCTAACTGGCGCCCAAGTAAAACAAGCCCTACAGGTTAAATCGCCAGATCTGTGTATTGTTGATCTGGGGCTGCCTGATATAGATGGTATAGAATTAGTTAAATCACTATGTGAGCAAGCCAATATGGGGGTGATGATCCTCTCTGGACGAGATGGTGTTACTGACCGCATTTTAGGTCTTGAGCTAGGGGCTGATGATTACATTGTTAAACCGTTTATACCTCGAGAGCTCGTGGCTAGAGTCAATAGTTTGTTTCGCCGTTTTAAGAAGAATCATCATGAACAAGAAACCTCTGTTTCTAAAATAGCTCAGTTTGCTGGGTGGCGTTATGACCCCTCCACACTTACTTTATCCGGTGTGTTGTCATGCAATGTAAAGGAAAGCGGGGGTGAAGAGATAGGACAAGGATCTGAGCTCAGCTCTGCAGAGCATGAGTTACTGATGCTATTACTGCATTCACCGAAAAAAATATTATCTCGTGATCAGTTATTGGGTGAGCGAGTCTCTCCATTTGATAGAAGCATTGATGTTCGTATGTCACGAGTACGTAAAAAAATAGAGAGTAACCCAAAACAGCCTACATTAATTAAAACGGTTTATGGTGTGGGTTACATCCTCACCACAGACGTTGAATGGATATGA
- a CDS encoding S1 RNA-binding domain-containing protein, with product MVDIGRMNTLTVMREADFGVYLDGGEFGGILLPKKEVPQGCKLGDQLDVFIYLDTDDFVVAGINPPIAQVGEFASLKVVEVNRIGAFLDWGMPKDLLLPYGEQQRAVEVGQRVMVRVYLDNSDRLAASAKLEKFLDKDPKGLTVGDKVSLFAFRHNDLGFSVIVDNSYGAVLHQKDLFRTVRLGQTLTGYIKRVLAEGKVDVMLDKPGYAKVDELSQRILDNLDNNDGFSPLSDKSQPEDIYQAYGISKKAYKMAIGTLMKKGLISIAKDGITKV from the coding sequence GTGGTTGATATAGGCCGAATGAATACTCTCACTGTAATGCGCGAAGCGGATTTCGGTGTCTATCTAGATGGTGGTGAATTTGGTGGTATTTTACTGCCCAAAAAAGAAGTTCCGCAGGGCTGTAAACTCGGCGACCAATTAGATGTTTTTATCTATCTTGATACGGATGACTTTGTAGTAGCGGGCATTAATCCGCCGATAGCACAAGTGGGCGAGTTTGCATCACTTAAAGTTGTAGAAGTGAATCGTATTGGCGCGTTTCTAGACTGGGGTATGCCTAAAGACTTGCTATTGCCTTATGGTGAGCAGCAGCGCGCAGTTGAAGTAGGTCAGCGTGTTATGGTCAGGGTCTATCTTGATAACAGTGATCGTTTGGCGGCCTCTGCTAAGTTAGAAAAATTTCTTGATAAAGATCCTAAAGGGCTAACCGTAGGCGATAAAGTGAGCTTATTTGCTTTTCGTCATAATGATTTGGGCTTTAGCGTTATTGTCGATAATAGTTATGGTGCTGTCCTTCATCAAAAAGACTTGTTTCGTACAGTCAGACTTGGCCAAACATTAACCGGGTATATCAAGCGTGTATTGGCTGAGGGTAAAGTCGATGTCATGTTAGATAAGCCAGGCTACGCTAAAGTAGATGAGCTATCGCAGCGCATCTTAGATAACCTAGATAATAACGATGGATTTAGTCCGTTAAGTGATAAAAGCCAGCCTGAAGATATCTATCAGGCATACGGCATTAGCAAAAAAGCGTATAAAATGGCGATTGGCACCTTGATGAAAAAAGGGCTGATATCTATTGCTAAGGACGGAATAACCAAAGTCTAA
- a CDS encoding cache domain-containing protein → MLFPSRLVQRFFPIVLILMLVIFSAVYFYSVPFIKSKVYEIERNSSRIALDNVFTMADRMYADTESYQKQVLESHKQRLKIVVSMAESYIDQVYRQVKAGDIGIEEARNIIFEMLRHFQSIDGDYIWVSSYDYRFLSHPDDRFHGKDVSTLKSDDGVVVLPEIINVATRQGEGYSQYKWNRLSGNKQLDKLSYVKDFPEWGFVMGSGIYLEDVQAELEAKRNRALEDLRESFKQLRVAKTGYLFIFDARTNMLIHPNPNIDGTNIQNLLNPVTKKSIAKDLINVADTGNELYYKWDKPGDPGNYIYEKLSLVRHVKGFDWYICSSVYVDELKSSSEQLSERILMIALLSLLVAIAMAFFFIYWVTNPIKQLADTALRVSKGELTATVGFRRDDELGILAKTFDEMVERVRDNIQNLDDKVASRTLALEQIEERQRIILDLLPAEVAYFDTTLTFQFVNQRYADALSKVKSEITGKALESVSQKQYQATLVQLKAALSGNGFGQEYSNWLHDREVIIKRLTTPCYDEVGQVVGVLLVVLDVTSEKEVEKKLLEAQRMSAVGHLAGGLAHDFNNLLSIILGNLVSAAEHYQADAVLQRYLKPSIRAAKRGADITNRLLAFSRRQPLAPLPCDINLLLHESIELLRGSLPSDIELIFSPVVTKNLPFVDPGRLEDALVNLVLNAKQAMPHGGSVHFVVSEVSIIEEGMRLDESVVPGQYIQICVSDTGHGFSDEAIRMAFEPFFTTNSGGTGAGLGLSMVYGFVKQSNGYIGVKSIPGSGAEITLLLPSILAGALQDSTDLVLSQSKEWKGKLVLLVEDDDDVRQVVRELLVKMGFNVIEASTAQEALELMGVLEGVFALVSDIRLNGEVNGFDLADNFQAMHPCSKIVLMTGYAFDENSGREGKNAHRIIQKPFDIKELKESFEVEDQLGKGE, encoded by the coding sequence ATGTTGTTTCCTTCTCGGTTAGTTCAGCGTTTCTTTCCAATTGTACTGATATTGATGTTAGTCATTTTCAGTGCGGTTTATTTTTATTCTGTTCCTTTTATTAAAAGCAAAGTATATGAAATTGAACGTAATTCTAGTCGTATTGCATTAGATAATGTTTTTACTATGGCTGATAGGATGTATGCGGATACTGAAAGCTATCAGAAGCAAGTACTTGAATCACACAAGCAGCGGTTAAAAATTGTTGTTTCGATGGCTGAATCTTATATAGATCAAGTCTACCGACAAGTTAAGGCTGGTGATATTGGTATTGAAGAAGCCAGAAATATTATTTTTGAGATGCTTCGTCATTTTCAAAGTATCGATGGCGATTATATATGGGTGTCCAGTTACGACTATCGCTTTTTGTCACACCCTGATGACAGGTTTCACGGTAAAGATGTATCAACACTAAAGAGCGATGATGGTGTGGTTGTTTTACCAGAAATTATCAATGTGGCTACTCGTCAAGGAGAAGGCTACTCCCAATACAAATGGAATCGGTTATCAGGCAACAAGCAGTTAGATAAGCTTTCCTATGTTAAAGACTTTCCTGAATGGGGCTTTGTCATGGGGTCTGGTATCTATCTAGAGGATGTACAAGCCGAACTAGAAGCAAAGCGTAATCGAGCTCTTGAAGATCTACGAGAGAGCTTTAAGCAGTTGCGCGTAGCCAAAACAGGCTATTTATTCATTTTCGATGCAAGAACCAACATGTTGATCCATCCCAACCCTAATATTGATGGAACCAATATACAGAACTTACTTAACCCAGTGACGAAGAAATCGATAGCGAAAGACTTAATTAACGTCGCTGATACGGGTAATGAACTTTATTACAAGTGGGATAAGCCAGGAGACCCTGGTAATTACATTTATGAGAAGTTATCACTGGTACGACACGTGAAAGGTTTTGACTGGTATATCTGTTCATCTGTGTATGTTGATGAGCTTAAAAGCAGCTCTGAGCAATTGAGTGAGCGTATTTTAATGATTGCTTTATTGTCTTTATTGGTCGCTATTGCGATGGCTTTTTTCTTTATCTATTGGGTTACTAACCCTATCAAGCAGTTAGCAGATACAGCGCTTCGGGTTTCTAAAGGCGAGCTAACTGCGACAGTCGGTTTTAGGCGTGATGATGAGTTAGGGATTCTTGCTAAGACATTTGATGAGATGGTTGAAAGAGTACGCGATAATATTCAAAACCTTGATGATAAAGTGGCCAGCCGTACCTTAGCTTTAGAACAAATAGAAGAGCGACAACGAATTATTCTGGATTTGTTGCCGGCCGAAGTAGCATATTTTGATACGACGTTAACCTTTCAATTTGTAAATCAGCGCTATGCTGATGCGTTAAGCAAAGTCAAAAGTGAGATTACAGGCAAGGCCTTAGAGTCGGTGAGCCAAAAGCAATACCAGGCAACACTTGTGCAATTAAAAGCGGCCTTATCTGGAAATGGATTTGGCCAAGAATATAGTAATTGGCTGCATGATCGCGAAGTGATCATTAAGCGCTTAACTACCCCTTGTTATGATGAGGTTGGACAGGTTGTTGGCGTCTTATTGGTAGTTTTGGATGTCACATCAGAAAAAGAGGTAGAGAAGAAACTATTAGAAGCTCAGCGAATGAGTGCAGTAGGACATTTGGCCGGTGGCTTAGCGCATGATTTTAATAATTTACTATCAATTATTTTAGGGAATCTGGTGTCAGCAGCAGAACATTATCAAGCTGACGCTGTATTGCAGCGTTATCTTAAACCTTCGATTCGCGCGGCGAAAAGAGGGGCTGATATTACTAATCGTTTGCTAGCATTTTCTCGCAGACAGCCATTGGCTCCACTGCCTTGTGATATCAATCTTTTACTACATGAAAGCATTGAGTTACTTAGAGGTTCGTTACCGAGTGATATTGAGTTAATTTTTAGCCCCGTAGTAACAAAAAATTTACCCTTTGTTGATCCTGGGCGTCTTGAGGATGCTCTGGTTAATTTGGTATTGAATGCAAAACAAGCAATGCCTCACGGTGGCTCGGTCCACTTTGTTGTATCAGAAGTCAGTATTATTGAAGAAGGAATGAGGCTTGATGAAAGCGTAGTACCAGGCCAGTACATACAAATTTGTGTTTCTGATACGGGACATGGGTTTAGTGACGAGGCTATCAGGATGGCGTTTGAACCATTCTTTACTACTAACTCGGGTGGAACGGGTGCAGGACTCGGGCTCAGTATGGTGTATGGCTTTGTTAAGCAATCTAATGGTTATATCGGCGTGAAAAGTATACCTGGTAGCGGTGCTGAAATTACGTTGTTATTACCGTCGATTCTTGCAGGAGCATTACAAGATTCTACTGACTTAGTGTTATCACAAAGTAAGGAGTGGAAAGGTAAGTTAGTGCTACTGGTTGAAGACGATGATGATGTACGCCAAGTGGTTCGTGAGTTACTCGTTAAGATGGGTTTTAATGTTATTGAAGCTTCTACAGCACAAGAGGCATTGGAGTTGATGGGCGTATTGGAGGGTGTTTTTGCTTTGGTTTCAGATATACGCTTGAACGGTGAAGTGAATGGTTTTGACCTTGCTGATAATTTTCAGGCTATGCATCCCTGTAGCAAAATTGTACTAATGACAGGTTACGCTTTTGACGAAAATAGTGGGCGAGAAGGAAAAAATGCCCACCGCATTATTCAAAAACCTTTTGATATCAAAGAATTAAAAGAGTCTTTTGAGGTTGAAGATCAGCTTGGTAAAGGAGAGTAG
- a CDS encoding LysR family transcriptional regulator: protein MNNISYRHLNAFIEVSRHGSFTHAAEHLHVTQSTLTATIKQLEAQVALQLFDRTTRRVNLTRDGERFYPVAERLISDFDTAINDLRASAQQQRGHIGIAASPSVLNSLLPPVIKTYRQAFPNIGISLKEEGASGIEENVINNIVDFGIGGNRSAHPELLYQPILQDRYGVVMTHDDPLIMADTLCWNDLKQRSLSMLSVENGIRIQLEKCISEKKIPFILENSLIEASTPATLASLIQNGIGISILPALAASTPAFHSLVFKPLSEPVLRRELCLITRKGRSIGPAGEELLKRATQYFQEAPLPAYVEALSISVKQTALRA from the coding sequence ATGAATAATATCTCTTATCGACATCTTAATGCCTTCATAGAGGTATCTCGACACGGTAGTTTTACACATGCCGCAGAACACCTGCATGTGACTCAATCAACACTTACTGCGACAATCAAGCAGCTAGAAGCACAAGTCGCTCTTCAGTTATTTGATCGCACCACACGACGCGTTAACCTAACCCGTGATGGTGAACGTTTTTATCCGGTTGCTGAACGCCTTATTTCTGATTTTGATACAGCGATTAATGATTTAAGAGCCAGTGCACAACAACAGCGGGGACATATTGGTATTGCCGCATCTCCCTCTGTACTCAACAGCCTTCTGCCACCCGTCATAAAAACGTATAGACAAGCATTCCCTAACATTGGAATATCCTTGAAAGAAGAAGGCGCCAGCGGTATTGAAGAGAATGTGATTAACAATATTGTGGATTTTGGTATAGGCGGGAATAGATCCGCACATCCAGAGCTACTCTACCAGCCCATCCTACAGGACCGCTACGGTGTGGTCATGACCCATGACGACCCACTCATCATGGCTGATACATTGTGCTGGAATGACCTTAAGCAACGCTCACTAAGCATGCTCTCTGTTGAAAACGGTATTCGTATTCAACTGGAGAAATGCATAAGTGAAAAGAAAATCCCTTTTATATTAGAAAACTCTCTCATTGAAGCCTCCACACCTGCAACTCTGGCATCACTCATCCAAAATGGTATTGGTATTAGTATTCTTCCAGCATTAGCAGCCAGCACACCGGCTTTTCACTCGCTCGTATTTAAACCGTTAAGTGAGCCCGTATTACGTAGAGAATTATGCTTGATTACACGAAAGGGACGCTCAATCGGGCCCGCAGGAGAAGAGTTACTTAAGAGAGCCACCCAATACTTTCAGGAAGCCCCCTTACCAGCTTATGTTGAAGCGCTTAGTATTTCTGTTAAACAGACAGCCCTTCGAGCATGA